In one window of Romboutsia hominis DNA:
- the zapA gene encoding cell division protein ZapA, producing the protein MNKVTVKIHGAEYPMVGEKSEKHMISVAAFVDTEMNKIGEANKRLSSSQVAILAAINITDELFDCADTLEKVEKENEELKKKVGNSGEEYKLEIKELEYHLENKDKENKNHISKIEELNKLIEEQKKEIEQLKNGTNLSKQEVEDLKNEIKELKSSVEMAEEKANVAEQLSSKFQNDAYKLQLEKIEIENELKYLRAMK; encoded by the coding sequence ATGAACAAAGTTACCGTTAAGATACATGGTGCAGAGTATCCTATGGTTGGAGAAAAATCTGAAAAACATATGATAAGTGTAGCAGCATTTGTAGATACAGAAATGAATAAAATAGGTGAGGCTAATAAAAGATTAAGCTCATCTCAAGTAGCTATATTAGCAGCTATAAATATAACAGATGAATTGTTTGATTGTGCAGATACACTAGAAAAAGTAGAAAAAGAAAATGAAGAATTAAAGAAAAAAGTTGGAAATAGTGGGGAAGAATATAAGCTTGAAATAAAAGAGCTTGAATACCACTTAGAAAACAAAGATAAAGAAAATAAGAACCATATATCTAAGATAGAAGAACTTAATAAGTTAATAGAGGAACAAAAGAAAGAAATAGAGCAACTAAAAAATGGCACTAATTTATCTAAACAAGAAGTTGAAGATTTAAAAAATGAAATAAAAGAGCTTAAATCATCTGTTGAAATGGCAGAAGAAAAAGCTAATGTTGCAGAACAACTTTCTTCTAAATTCCAAAATGATGCATATAAATTACAATTAGAAAAAATTGAAATAGAAAATGAATTAAAATATCTTAGAGCAATGAAATAA